A genomic window from Micromonospora violae includes:
- a CDS encoding TOMM precursor leader peptide-binding protein has product MWRPRFRTDYVPVRLPDGPLVVLGETRSLLIDDPVAADLADQLDGDASLADVVARLATRHPVAAVAAALARLRDHGLLVSGPAHTSAAEAAGWDARGVPPDAGRRWMAGGPVTIVDLGAPRVVETADALRALGLTPTVVGPDAPDPGPATAQVLVLPSSMLDPRLALINDRQLAAGRAWTLARPHGNVVFLGPHLVPGRTGCWACLRQRWQENEQVNAFLDGQDLAAPLPQPGRAVLPGLATMVAGLLAAELAVLAVRGASPRLTGRLVALDTRDLSTESHQLVRQPQCPACGDPDLVRKAEPRIDLPPSGTQPSRAGDARTREPAEAYAALAHHVSRYLGVVSRLTSLEATDNGVTHTYSAGHNFAQPRQLAALRRNLRGQSGGKGRTDLQARMSAVGEAVERYCGVWRGDRPVHRASYQQLGPERAVHLRELLLFSERQYADRDRLNRDLGHLHRIPHPLPDEVELDWTTGWSLTRETPRELPAAHCWYGHPELTGLAVSSADSNGCAAGNTLSEAILQGFCELVERDSVALWWYHRSRIPGVELASFADPWMAACVDHHATALRRELWALDLTADLGVPTFAAVSRRVDGGPEDVLVGFGAHLDARVALTRALTEVNQFLPAVAGPASTRNRYGVDDPDTARWFGTVRVADQQWLAPDPSRPPRTVADHPALTTGDVGDDVRRCVRRAERAGLEVIVVDQSRPDVDLAVVKVVVPGLRHFWRRLGPGRLWDVPAHLGRSPLAVDETSANPLNVFF; this is encoded by the coding sequence ATGTGGCGTCCGCGCTTCCGAACGGACTACGTGCCGGTGCGGCTGCCTGACGGCCCGCTGGTGGTGTTGGGGGAGACCCGCAGCCTCCTCATCGACGACCCGGTCGCCGCGGACCTGGCCGACCAGCTCGACGGGGACGCGTCGCTGGCCGACGTGGTAGCTCGGCTGGCCACCCGACACCCGGTCGCCGCCGTCGCCGCGGCCCTCGCCCGGCTGCGCGACCACGGTCTTCTGGTGTCCGGCCCGGCGCACACCTCGGCAGCCGAAGCCGCAGGCTGGGACGCCCGGGGTGTCCCGCCCGACGCCGGCCGCCGGTGGATGGCCGGGGGGCCGGTCACCATCGTGGACCTCGGCGCGCCCCGGGTGGTCGAGACCGCCGACGCGCTGCGCGCCCTCGGGCTCACCCCGACAGTGGTCGGGCCGGACGCACCGGACCCCGGCCCGGCCACCGCCCAGGTGCTGGTGCTGCCGTCGTCGATGCTCGACCCTCGGCTGGCGCTGATCAACGACCGGCAGCTCGCCGCCGGTCGCGCGTGGACCCTGGCCCGGCCACACGGCAACGTCGTCTTCCTCGGCCCCCACCTCGTGCCGGGCCGCACCGGCTGCTGGGCCTGCCTGCGGCAACGTTGGCAGGAGAACGAACAGGTGAACGCCTTCCTCGACGGGCAGGACCTGGCCGCTCCGCTGCCCCAGCCCGGCCGCGCGGTCCTGCCCGGACTCGCCACCATGGTCGCCGGGCTGCTCGCCGCCGAGCTCGCCGTGCTCGCCGTCCGCGGCGCGTCGCCCCGACTCACCGGGCGGCTGGTCGCCCTGGACACCCGGGACCTGAGCACCGAGAGCCACCAACTGGTACGCCAGCCGCAGTGCCCCGCCTGCGGCGACCCGGACCTCGTCCGCAAGGCCGAGCCACGGATCGACCTGCCACCGAGCGGCACCCAACCCAGTCGGGCCGGGGACGCCCGCACCAGGGAACCCGCCGAGGCGTACGCCGCGCTCGCCCACCACGTCAGCCGGTACCTGGGTGTGGTGAGCAGGCTGACCTCCCTGGAGGCGACCGACAACGGGGTCACCCACACCTACTCGGCCGGGCACAACTTCGCCCAGCCCCGCCAGCTCGCCGCATTGCGCCGCAATCTGCGCGGGCAGAGCGGCGGCAAGGGCCGGACCGACCTGCAGGCCCGGATGAGCGCGGTCGGGGAGGCGGTGGAGCGCTACTGCGGGGTGTGGCGTGGCGACCGCCCGGTGCACCGGGCGTCCTACCAGCAGTTGGGCCCGGAGCGCGCGGTGCACCTGCGTGAGCTGCTGCTGTTCTCGGAACGCCAGTACGCCGACCGGGACCGGCTCAACCGCGACCTGGGCCACCTGCACCGCATTCCCCACCCACTGCCCGACGAGGTGGAGCTGGACTGGACCACGGGTTGGTCGCTGACCCGGGAGACACCGCGCGAGCTGCCCGCCGCGCACTGCTGGTATGGGCATCCGGAGCTGACCGGGCTGGCAGTGTCCTCGGCCGACTCGAACGGCTGCGCGGCCGGCAACACCCTGTCCGAGGCGATCCTGCAAGGCTTCTGCGAACTCGTGGAGCGCGACAGCGTGGCCCTGTGGTGGTACCACCGATCCCGGATACCTGGCGTGGAGCTCGCCTCGTTCGCCGACCCGTGGATGGCCGCCTGCGTCGACCACCACGCCACCGCGCTGCGCCGCGAACTGTGGGCCCTCGACCTGACCGCCGACCTGGGCGTACCCACGTTCGCCGCGGTGTCCCGTCGGGTCGACGGCGGGCCGGAGGACGTCCTGGTCGGCTTCGGCGCGCACCTGGACGCGCGGGTCGCGCTGACCCGGGCGCTCACCGAGGTGAATCAGTTCCTGCCCGCCGTCGCCGGGCCCGCCTCCACCCGCAACCGGTACGGCGTCGACGACCCGGACACCGCGCGCTGGTTCGGCACCGTGCGGGTGGCCGACCAGCAGTGGCTGGCCCCGGATCCCAGCCGGCCGCCACGTACCGTGGCGGACCACCCGGCACTGACCACCGGCGACGTCGGGGATGACGTGCGTCGATGCGTACGTCGGGCGGAGCGTGCTGGCCTGGAGGTGATCGTCGTCGACCAGTCCCGTCCGGATGTCGACCTGGCGGTGGTGAAAGTCGTCGTGCCGGGACTGCGGCACTTCTGGCGCCGGCTCGGTCCCGGCCGGCTGTGGGACGTGCCGGCTCACCTCGGCCGCAGCCCGTTGGCCGTCGACGAGACGTCGGCCAACCCGCTGAACGTCTTCTTCTAG
- a CDS encoding SagB/ThcOx family dehydrogenase, translating to MSGSVGGPPIQESYRLRRDAELRLGEDGALTLRQTRFQLTLEQPGMGRRALLLRLAADWVNDVEVGRLISGLEGENRVLPAQLLLRRLLAHSWLERRVQVDDRPLLDLVPTGLGRGSLPETRLHTPGVRYRLSRFATLQHERGMLVAASPLSTLVVGCADAALGAVLAAAVPGVGPDAVARTLGVPLDVAGRVLDELATARVLVTDAEFEAECDEAPLAYWSPEELRLHHRSRAGRHALPVGGTYRMRERFAPQPLRRPYDGSRAVELPLPDLAPIAKADPSFSQVVADRRSVRDHDDAAPLPLDRLAEFLYRSQHTTAVGEAGGQEVGHRPYPGGGGVYELEIYPLVARCAGLDPGLYHYDPVGHRLEPVAAWGAAADRLLAYARASGALPRPPQTVLVVTARVQRLMWKYEGMSYAMILKDAGVLTQQMYLVATAMGLAPCALGAGDSQAFAELSGLDPLVEPSVADFLLGSCRATGPDAARSRP from the coding sequence GTGAGCGGCTCCGTCGGCGGTCCGCCGATTCAGGAGTCGTACCGGCTGCGCCGTGACGCGGAGCTGCGGCTCGGTGAGGACGGCGCGCTGACGCTGCGGCAGACCCGCTTCCAGCTCACCCTGGAGCAGCCGGGCATGGGCCGGCGGGCGCTGCTGCTGCGGCTCGCCGCCGACTGGGTCAACGACGTCGAGGTCGGTCGGCTGATCAGCGGCCTGGAGGGGGAGAACCGGGTGTTGCCCGCGCAGTTGCTGCTGCGCCGGCTGCTCGCCCACTCCTGGCTGGAGCGCCGCGTCCAGGTCGACGATCGGCCACTGCTCGACCTGGTGCCCACCGGCCTGGGCCGGGGCAGTCTGCCGGAGACTCGCCTGCACACCCCCGGGGTCCGCTACCGGCTCTCCCGCTTCGCCACCCTTCAGCACGAACGGGGCATGCTGGTGGCCGCGTCGCCGCTGAGCACCCTCGTCGTCGGGTGCGCCGACGCCGCCCTCGGTGCGGTGCTGGCCGCCGCCGTGCCGGGCGTCGGACCCGACGCGGTGGCCCGCACCCTCGGCGTGCCGCTGGACGTCGCCGGACGGGTGCTCGACGAGCTGGCCACCGCCCGGGTCCTGGTCACCGACGCCGAGTTCGAGGCGGAGTGCGACGAGGCGCCGCTGGCCTACTGGTCGCCGGAGGAGTTGCGGCTGCACCACCGCTCCCGCGCCGGCCGGCACGCGCTGCCGGTGGGCGGCACCTACCGGATGCGGGAGCGCTTCGCCCCCCAACCGCTGCGCCGCCCGTACGACGGGAGCCGGGCGGTCGAACTGCCACTGCCGGACCTGGCGCCGATCGCCAAGGCGGACCCCTCGTTCAGCCAGGTCGTCGCGGACCGGCGCAGCGTGCGCGACCACGACGACGCGGCGCCGCTGCCCCTGGACCGGCTGGCGGAATTCCTCTACCGGTCGCAGCACACCACCGCCGTCGGCGAGGCCGGCGGGCAGGAGGTCGGCCACCGGCCCTACCCGGGCGGCGGCGGCGTCTACGAGCTGGAGATTTATCCACTGGTCGCGCGCTGCGCCGGGCTCGATCCGGGGCTCTACCACTACGACCCGGTCGGGCACCGGCTGGAGCCGGTCGCCGCCTGGGGAGCGGCCGCCGACCGGCTGCTGGCGTACGCCCGGGCGTCCGGCGCGCTACCTCGGCCGCCGCAGACGGTCCTGGTGGTCACCGCCCGGGTCCAGCGGCTCATGTGGAAGTACGAAGGGATGAGCTACGCCATGATTCTCAAGGACGCGGGTGTGCTGACCCAGCAGATGTACCTTGTGGCCACCGCCATGGGGTTGGCACCGTGTGCACTCGGAGCCGGGGACTCCCAGGCCTTCGCCGAGCTGTCCGGGCTCGACCCGCTGGTCGAGCCGAGCGTGGCCGACTTCCTGCTCGGCTCGTGCCGAGCCACCGGCCCGGACGCGGCGCGGAGCCGGCCATGA
- a CDS encoding NHLP family bacteriocin export ABC transporter peptidase/permease/ATPase subunit, with protein MSAPTTAASAAPELPRIRRRRVRTPTLIQMEAVECGAAALGILLAHHGRHVPLEELRRVCGVSRDGSTAATVLKGARRYGMVAKGFQMDLAGLATVALPAVLFWRFEHFVVLEGLGRKVFINDPATGPRAVSWEEFDGAFTGIVLTMEPGPEFRPGGTRYRLVRALAERWRGPGSAIAQMLLLGLLIAVVGLTIPVMAKVFVDRVLLQEDRAAFAGLVAAVAVATVLTFLASLLQQRLTVRAETALALSSAARFFRHLLRLPPTFFDQRQAADLSQRVRGNEVVAEVLTRRTATTVVDTGLVLAYGALLCQYDLLLGLCAVVLAGLNVSVLRYVASTRSTAVAGLQADRSKLVTTVYTTVQMIETVKAGGEEERAVARFAARHATVATRQQRLGVPTAVLSVLPALLASATTAVLLGLGSRQVVAEAMSVGVLVGMQSLAAAMNRPLGNLTALGSRLQDMSADLNRLRDVERYPLPSAQDRSARPVAPMEGHLRIEEVTFGYNPLGRPLLENFSLDLPPGARVALVGRSGSGKSTVGRLVAGLYRPWTGRVTVDGLERVAADDGLWAATVAMVDQDQRLFEGTVRDNVTMWDLTVADEDVVAALTDACLYDEVAARPGGLGSPVRENARNFSGGQRQRLEIARALVRNPRVLVLDEATSALDAETERRIDRHLRRRGATCLIVAHRLSTVRDCDLIVVLDGGREVERGTHEHLVAQDGAYARLVRDH; from the coding sequence ATGAGCGCGCCGACGACCGCCGCCAGCGCAGCGCCGGAGCTGCCCAGGATCCGGCGTCGACGGGTCCGTACCCCCACCCTGATCCAGATGGAGGCGGTGGAGTGCGGTGCCGCCGCGTTGGGCATCCTGCTCGCGCACCACGGTCGGCACGTGCCCCTGGAGGAGCTGCGCCGGGTGTGCGGCGTCAGCCGGGACGGCTCCACCGCGGCCACCGTGCTCAAGGGTGCCCGCCGGTACGGGATGGTGGCCAAGGGTTTCCAGATGGACCTGGCCGGCCTGGCCACCGTGGCGCTGCCGGCGGTGCTGTTCTGGCGGTTCGAGCACTTCGTGGTGCTGGAAGGGCTCGGCCGTAAGGTCTTCATCAACGATCCGGCCACCGGTCCCCGCGCGGTGAGCTGGGAGGAGTTCGACGGCGCCTTCACCGGCATCGTGCTCACCATGGAGCCCGGCCCCGAGTTCCGACCCGGCGGCACCCGCTACCGGCTGGTGCGGGCGCTGGCCGAGCGGTGGCGCGGCCCGGGTTCGGCGATCGCGCAGATGTTGCTGCTCGGCCTGCTGATCGCCGTGGTCGGTCTGACCATCCCGGTGATGGCCAAGGTCTTCGTCGACCGGGTGCTGCTGCAGGAGGATCGGGCCGCGTTCGCCGGCCTGGTGGCGGCGGTGGCGGTGGCCACCGTGCTGACCTTCCTGGCCAGCCTGCTTCAGCAACGCCTGACCGTACGCGCGGAGACGGCGCTCGCCCTCTCCAGCGCCGCCCGGTTCTTCCGACATCTGCTGCGGCTGCCGCCGACCTTCTTCGACCAGCGGCAGGCCGCCGACCTCAGCCAGCGGGTCCGGGGCAACGAGGTGGTCGCCGAGGTGCTCACCCGCCGGACGGCCACCACTGTGGTGGACACCGGCCTGGTGCTGGCGTACGGGGCTCTGCTCTGCCAGTACGACCTGCTGCTCGGGCTGTGCGCGGTGGTCCTCGCCGGGCTGAACGTCAGCGTGCTGCGCTATGTCGCGTCGACCCGGTCCACCGCTGTCGCCGGCCTTCAGGCAGATCGCAGCAAGTTGGTGACGACCGTCTACACCACGGTTCAGATGATCGAGACGGTGAAGGCCGGCGGGGAGGAGGAGCGCGCGGTGGCCCGGTTCGCCGCGCGCCATGCCACCGTCGCCACCCGGCAGCAGCGGCTGGGGGTGCCCACCGCGGTGCTGTCGGTCCTGCCGGCGCTGCTCGCCTCGGCGACCACAGCGGTGCTGCTGGGGCTGGGCAGCCGACAGGTCGTGGCAGAGGCGATGAGCGTCGGCGTGCTGGTCGGCATGCAGAGCCTGGCGGCCGCCATGAACCGTCCGTTGGGCAATCTGACCGCGCTGGGTTCGCGGTTGCAGGACATGAGCGCCGACCTCAACCGGCTGCGCGACGTGGAGCGGTACCCACTGCCCTCGGCCCAGGACCGATCCGCCCGCCCGGTGGCACCGATGGAGGGGCATCTGCGCATCGAGGAGGTCACCTTCGGTTACAACCCGTTGGGCCGTCCGCTGCTGGAGAACTTCAGCCTGGACCTGCCGCCGGGTGCCCGGGTGGCGCTCGTCGGGCGGTCGGGCAGTGGCAAGTCGACGGTTGGTCGGCTGGTCGCCGGGCTCTACCGTCCCTGGACCGGACGGGTCACCGTGGACGGCCTTGAGCGGGTCGCGGCCGACGACGGCCTCTGGGCGGCCACCGTCGCGATGGTGGACCAGGACCAACGGCTGTTCGAGGGGACGGTGCGGGACAACGTCACCATGTGGGACCTCACGGTCGCCGATGAGGACGTCGTCGCCGCGCTGACCGACGCGTGCCTCTACGACGAGGTCGCGGCCCGCCCAGGTGGCCTCGGCAGCCCGGTGCGGGAGAACGCCCGCAACTTCTCCGGAGGGCAGCGGCAACGGCTGGAGATCGCCCGAGCGCTCGTGCGCAACCCCCGGGTGCTGGTGCTGGACGAGGCCACCAGCGCGCTGGACGCCGAGACCGAACGCCGGATCGACAGGCACCTGCGCCGGCGGGGCGCGACCTGCCTGATCGTGGCCCACCGCCTGTCCACGGTCCGCGACTGCGACCTGATCGTCGTGCTGGACGGCGGTCGGGAGGTGGAGCGTGGCACCCACGAGCACTTGGTCGCTCAGGACGGGGCGTACGCGCGCCTGGTCCGGGACCACTGA
- a CDS encoding HlyD family efflux transporter periplasmic adaptor subunit — MKFRRQALRQLEAPEQLDRAVRLTTVPNWLATTALVIVVVAAGVWSVRTVVPRTVEAAGVLIHSNGISALDALDAGQVTKVWASPHQRVPKGMPLYSLRTTDGKVRVETAPGDAYVVAWLVSEGEIVTPGTHLADLERLDTAGDALQAVVYAPAVAAPLLQPGVSVEVAAAAAPRNVFGTLAGQVTTVGAFPETEASLRAFLGTGPDVRRLLARGSVVRVTVALEPDPAAPGGLRWTKSPPPFQLNSASEVTAWFTVDREHPIDWLLRR, encoded by the coding sequence ATGAAGTTCCGACGGCAGGCGCTGCGCCAGTTGGAGGCGCCCGAGCAACTGGACCGGGCGGTCCGGCTGACCACCGTGCCGAACTGGCTGGCCACCACCGCGCTGGTCATCGTCGTGGTCGCCGCGGGGGTCTGGTCGGTGCGTACGGTGGTGCCCCGGACCGTCGAGGCGGCCGGGGTGCTGATCCACTCGAACGGGATCTCCGCGCTCGACGCGCTCGACGCCGGTCAGGTCACCAAGGTGTGGGCGTCACCGCACCAGCGGGTGCCGAAGGGCATGCCCCTCTACAGCCTGCGCACCACGGACGGCAAGGTGCGGGTGGAGACCGCGCCGGGTGACGCGTACGTCGTCGCCTGGCTGGTCTCGGAAGGTGAGATCGTCACCCCGGGGACACACCTGGCCGACCTGGAACGGCTCGACACCGCAGGCGACGCGTTGCAGGCCGTCGTCTACGCGCCCGCCGTCGCCGCCCCACTGCTGCAACCCGGCGTGTCCGTCGAGGTGGCCGCCGCCGCCGCGCCGCGCAACGTGTTCGGCACCCTGGCCGGCCAGGTCACCACGGTCGGCGCCTTCCCGGAGACCGAGGCCTCGCTGCGCGCCTTCCTGGGCACCGGGCCGGACGTCCGGCGGCTGCTCGCCCGGGGCAGCGTGGTGCGGGTGACGGTGGCCCTGGAGCCCGACCCGGCCGCCCCGGGCGGTCTGCGCTGGACCAAGTCCCCGCCGCCGTTCCAGCTCAACTCGGCCAGCGAGGTCACCGCGTGGTTCACAGTGGACCGGGAACACCCGATCGACTGGTTGCTGCGGCGATGA
- a CDS encoding AAA family ATPase: MRIGRNVCFDTWRRSGIVRPIPLECGGRRLVCVMTPGLERAPSSPRFVGRREQLARIGRAQATVLNRGWQMVCEVVGEPGIGKTWFVREALERCAPTVPWAFGTCSPDERGVPFHVFRHAFTQGRTPRRVVRAGRPTEKSWAESVAAAPAAPARVSDARRFRTYQLARRLIGVAARDGLVLVLDDLHWADASSTGLIAHLLRYPVRAPLLLVLVYRPRQMATPMPFGPPDPPDGHTNTQPTSHDRVELRPLSLAEVALLHPQTDQVELRARYDLTGGNPGYLAVLPNGPTPSGSDPTGEAHGARLSDAAVAVLRREWADRPPVELACLRAGAIVDAPFTADLLAEVAQVPVSLAVEAGWRLARLDLIRRVPGTGRFAFRHPVLRMAVAQDTDPAWQVQACARALTALVDLGAPPADRARYAERLLALPNGGWVDRCVNVLCRAAQEVRCETPDLAIRWLRLALRALRPTAGLAQRRQDVSLALAQITGEAGDLAESRALLQEIVPLFPADPQGRRVQVVALWARVERLLGNYAEAAAISRRELAALPAGAGPADGYRLATEIGVAGILAGHPVTELPDVLNGDRGGSDADRASLLAVRGLAAALDGVLDDARGLLDAGARIVDSLPDRDVRDHPDCLTALGLSELYLERQADAVRHLDRGLTLVRAAHRDDGLCQLLLGRSQVAYQCGQLNTAIGLATEAGIVARRIGSHHLLSFALAFEAEATAWRGGLRDDERAVALARSAVGIATDLATWCGRTAATALATGALLSGDPATCTELVLSAGGDSRLSRLQASLRPRWYELLCAAALAAGDVADAERQARLAMAEADQVGLPGQRGFAESAYGEVLLACGEVGAALPHLEAAAGLFRASGMVLRRSLALASLARAADAADQTAVSARARRRALELAAWCGTERVGLRLARPVGPREVAALTDREWHIARLAATGATSRLIGRQLNISPRTVEAHLTRIYRKAGVASRSGLVAWVARVDDTDR; encoded by the coding sequence ATGAGGATTGGTCGCAACGTATGTTTCGACACTTGGCGACGCTCCGGTATAGTGCGACCAATTCCCCTTGAGTGTGGCGGAAGGCGTCTGGTCTGTGTGATGACACCTGGGCTGGAAAGAGCACCATCGAGCCCGCGCTTCGTCGGGCGACGAGAACAGTTGGCCCGTATCGGGAGAGCCCAGGCCACCGTGCTGAACCGTGGCTGGCAAATGGTGTGCGAGGTGGTCGGGGAGCCCGGCATCGGAAAGACCTGGTTTGTCCGCGAGGCCCTGGAGCGGTGCGCCCCCACCGTCCCCTGGGCCTTCGGGACCTGCTCGCCCGATGAGCGAGGAGTCCCCTTTCATGTCTTTCGACACGCCTTCACGCAGGGGCGGACACCCCGGCGTGTGGTGCGTGCCGGACGGCCCACTGAAAAGAGCTGGGCGGAGTCCGTCGCCGCGGCACCAGCGGCGCCGGCGCGGGTATCGGACGCCCGGCGGTTTCGGACCTACCAGTTGGCCCGCCGGCTGATCGGCGTGGCGGCCCGGGACGGTCTCGTGCTGGTCCTCGACGACCTGCACTGGGCGGATGCCTCCTCGACCGGCCTGATCGCCCACCTCCTGCGGTACCCGGTGCGCGCCCCGCTGCTGCTCGTGCTCGTCTACCGCCCGCGGCAGATGGCGACCCCGATGCCGTTCGGGCCACCGGATCCGCCCGATGGGCACACCAACACGCAACCGACGTCACACGACCGGGTCGAACTTCGCCCGCTCAGCCTCGCCGAGGTCGCGCTCCTGCACCCTCAGACCGACCAGGTGGAGCTGCGCGCCCGGTACGACCTGACCGGCGGCAACCCCGGTTACCTGGCGGTGCTGCCGAACGGACCTACCCCGAGTGGGTCGGACCCGACCGGTGAGGCACACGGCGCCCGGCTGTCCGACGCGGCGGTGGCCGTGCTGCGCCGCGAATGGGCGGACCGGCCCCCCGTCGAGCTGGCCTGCCTGCGGGCCGGGGCGATCGTCGACGCACCCTTCACCGCGGATCTGCTCGCCGAGGTCGCGCAGGTCCCGGTGTCACTGGCGGTCGAGGCCGGTTGGCGGTTGGCCCGGCTTGACCTGATCCGCCGCGTACCCGGCACCGGGCGGTTCGCCTTCCGGCATCCGGTACTGCGGATGGCGGTCGCTCAGGACACCGACCCGGCGTGGCAGGTGCAGGCGTGCGCGCGGGCGCTCACCGCGCTTGTCGACCTGGGCGCGCCACCTGCGGATCGGGCCCGCTACGCGGAGCGCCTGCTCGCCCTGCCGAACGGCGGCTGGGTCGACCGCTGCGTCAACGTGCTCTGCCGGGCCGCGCAGGAGGTCCGGTGTGAGACGCCGGACCTGGCCATCCGTTGGCTGCGGCTGGCGCTGCGTGCGCTGCGGCCCACAGCCGGGCTGGCGCAACGTCGCCAGGACGTGTCGCTCGCGCTGGCGCAGATCACCGGGGAGGCGGGGGATCTGGCCGAGAGCAGGGCCCTGCTGCAGGAGATCGTGCCGCTGTTCCCCGCCGACCCGCAGGGGCGGCGGGTGCAGGTGGTGGCTCTCTGGGCGCGCGTGGAACGTCTGCTCGGCAACTACGCGGAGGCGGCGGCCATCAGCCGACGGGAGTTGGCCGCCCTGCCAGCCGGTGCCGGCCCCGCCGACGGCTACCGACTCGCCACTGAGATCGGCGTCGCCGGCATCCTGGCCGGCCACCCCGTGACCGAACTGCCCGACGTCCTCAACGGAGATCGTGGCGGCTCCGACGCGGACCGGGCCAGCCTGCTGGCCGTCCGCGGTCTGGCCGCCGCGCTCGACGGCGTCCTCGACGACGCCCGGGGTCTGCTCGATGCCGGCGCCCGGATCGTCGACTCGCTGCCCGACCGGGACGTGCGGGACCACCCCGACTGCCTCACCGCACTCGGCCTGAGCGAGTTGTACCTCGAACGGCAGGCCGACGCCGTGCGACACCTCGACCGGGGGTTGACGCTCGTCCGCGCCGCGCACCGCGACGACGGACTGTGCCAGTTGCTGCTCGGTCGTAGTCAGGTGGCCTACCAGTGCGGGCAGCTGAACACCGCCATCGGATTGGCGACCGAGGCGGGCATCGTCGCTCGACGGATCGGCAGTCACCACCTGCTGAGCTTCGCCCTGGCGTTCGAGGCGGAGGCGACTGCGTGGCGTGGTGGCCTTCGGGACGACGAGCGGGCGGTGGCGCTGGCCCGCAGCGCCGTCGGAATCGCCACCGACCTCGCCACCTGGTGCGGTCGTACCGCCGCGACGGCGCTGGCGACCGGGGCGCTGCTGTCGGGTGATCCGGCGACCTGCACCGAGCTGGTGCTCTCCGCTGGCGGGGACAGCAGACTCAGTCGTCTCCAGGCGTCCCTGCGGCCCCGGTGGTACGAGCTGCTCTGCGCCGCCGCGCTCGCCGCCGGCGATGTGGCTGACGCCGAGCGGCAGGCGCGGCTGGCGATGGCCGAGGCGGATCAGGTTGGTCTGCCCGGGCAACGGGGCTTCGCCGAGTCGGCGTACGGCGAGGTGCTGCTCGCCTGCGGCGAGGTCGGGGCAGCGCTGCCGCACCTGGAGGCGGCGGCCGGCCTGTTCCGCGCCAGCGGGATGGTGCTGCGGCGCAGTCTTGCGCTGGCCTCCCTGGCCCGGGCGGCGGACGCCGCCGACCAGACCGCTGTGTCGGCGCGGGCCCGCCGCCGGGCGCTGGAACTGGCCGCCTGGTGCGGAACGGAACGGGTCGGCCTGCGACTGGCCCGTCCGGTCGGCCCGCGCGAGGTCGCCGCCCTCACCGACCGGGAGTGGCACATCGCGCGGCTGGCAGCGACCGGGGCCACCAGCCGACTGATCGGCCGGCAGCTGAACATCAGCCCTCGCACGGTGGAGGCGCACCTGACCCGCATCTACCGTAAAGCGGGCGTCGCCTCCCGATCGGGTCTGGTCGCCTGGGTCGCCCGGGTCGATGACACTGATCGGTGA